One window from the genome of Malus domestica chromosome 01, GDT2T_hap1 encodes:
- the LOC139194301 gene encoding uncharacterized protein, with protein sequence MADALANLASSITLGEDEATNVPICQRWVIPPVTEMVLSDTNVISILPVNVEEWRQPLINYLEHGILPDDPKHRSKVRRRAHRFLYYKGTLYQRSFEGVLLRCLGEEEANQAMEEAHSGICGAHQFGPKLHFQLKRMVYYWPSMVKDCLEHAKRCQACQFHANFIH encoded by the coding sequence atggcagacgctctcgccaacctagcctcgagcataacgttaggagaagacgaagccaCAAATGTGCCaatctgccaaagatgggtaatcccgcCTGTCACTGAAATGGTACTAAGTGATACAAATGTTATTTCCATACTTCCGGTCAacgttgaagaatggagacagccgctgatcaactacttggagcatggaatACTCCCAGATGATCCAAAACACCGTTCTAAAGTACGTCGACGAGCGCatcgcttcctctattacaaagggaCACTCTACCAGCGATCTTTtgaaggagtacttctgagatgcttaggcgaggaagaagccaatcaagccatggaagaagcacactcaggaataTGTGGAGCGCATCAGTTCGGACcgaagcttcatttccagctcaaaagaatggtttactactggccaagcatggtaaagGACTGCCTAGAacacgccaaaaggtgccaagcctgccaatttcacgccaacttcatacattaa